From a region of the Sulfuriferula plumbiphila genome:
- a CDS encoding acyl carrier protein, with the protein MNDTENRLCDMLAQQLEIPRAGLSRETTLEQIGLDSLATIEFMFQIEDSFNIRFDQTGEPPVTVGDVLDQVTAKLQHE; encoded by the coding sequence GTGAACGATACCGAAAACCGCCTGTGCGACATGCTGGCTCAGCAACTTGAGATTCCCCGCGCGGGGCTTTCGCGCGAAACGACACTGGAACAAATCGGGCTCGACTCGCTGGCCACCATCGAATTCATGTTCCAGATCGAGGACAGTTTCAATATTCGTTTTGACCAAACCGGCGAGCCGCCGGTAACCGTCGGTGATGTGCTGGATCAGGTCACCGCAAAGCTCCAGCATGAGTGA
- a CDS encoding beta-ketoacyl-[acyl-carrier-protein] synthase family protein: MSELRRVVVTGMGIVSPVGNWPGPLFDNVAEGRSGIRLLPAGERASPVQLAAWIDTPIDDASKGAPPDRVTQLALAAGRYALTEAGLLERPELLADMGVHLGTGSGASTTTDEAFYRLYGENRNRLAPMTLPRGINNAAASELAIRFGLSGVNNTYSIACASSSSAIGEALRAIRHGYSERILAGGSEALLTYGILHAWHALRALATPDAQVEASCRPFSADRNGLVLGEGAAFLVLESLASAQARGATILAELAGYGASCDAAHITHPSSSGQVKAIRHALTDAGLDPGAIDYVNAHGTGTPAGDAVEAESLRTVFSEHLHTLPVSSSKAVHGHLMGAGGAVELAIAIIAMQKNVIPPTAHCRVTDPGLGIDVVAEGMRQKTLSAVLSNSFAFGGSNAVLIARRCEE; this comes from the coding sequence ATGAGTGAACTGCGTCGCGTTGTCGTCACCGGGATGGGCATCGTCTCACCCGTCGGCAACTGGCCCGGTCCCCTGTTTGACAATGTAGCAGAAGGCCGCTCTGGGATACGGTTGCTGCCTGCGGGGGAACGCGCCTCGCCGGTACAGCTTGCCGCCTGGATCGACACACCCATCGACGATGCCAGCAAGGGGGCGCCGCCCGACCGGGTCACGCAACTGGCGCTGGCCGCGGGCCGCTATGCGCTGACCGAAGCCGGCCTGCTTGAACGTCCCGAGCTGCTGGCTGACATGGGCGTCCATCTTGGCACCGGCTCCGGCGCCAGCACCACCACCGACGAGGCGTTCTACCGTCTGTATGGGGAAAACCGCAACCGTCTCGCGCCGATGACGCTGCCACGCGGCATAAACAACGCGGCGGCTTCAGAGCTGGCTATCCGCTTCGGCCTGAGCGGCGTCAATAACACCTATTCAATTGCCTGCGCTTCCTCCAGCAGCGCCATCGGTGAAGCGCTGCGCGCCATTCGCCATGGCTATAGCGAACGCATACTGGCCGGTGGCAGCGAAGCATTGTTGACTTATGGCATCTTGCATGCCTGGCATGCGCTACGCGCCCTGGCCACTCCCGATGCCCAAGTGGAAGCATCCTGCCGCCCCTTTTCGGCTGATCGCAATGGCCTGGTATTGGGTGAGGGTGCCGCCTTTCTGGTGCTGGAAAGCCTGGCTTCGGCCCAGGCTCGCGGCGCGACCATCCTGGCTGAACTGGCCGGCTATGGGGCTTCTTGCGATGCTGCCCATATTACTCACCCTTCATCAAGCGGACAGGTCAAAGCCATTCGCCACGCGCTAACCGACGCTGGACTCGATCCAGGCGCAATCGACTATGTCAATGCGCATGGCACCGGAACGCCGGCTGGCGATGCCGTCGAAGCGGAATCATTACGTACGGTGTTTAGCGAACATCTGCACACCCTGCCGGTTAGCTCGAGCAAAGCGGTGCACGGTCACCTGATGGGTGCAGGCGGGGCAGTGGAACTGGCCATTGCCATTATCGCCATGCAAAAAAACGTGATTCCACCGACCGCCCACTGCCGGGTAACCGACCCCGGCCTCGGCATCGACGTGGTGGCGGAAGGCATGCGCCAGAAAACGCTGAGCGCAGTGCTCTCCAACTCCTTCGCATTCGGCGGCAGCAATGCCGTGCTCATTGCACGTCGGTGTGAGGAATGA
- a CDS encoding RNA polymerase sigma factor FliA gives MPAISHAASKNSYIVQHALLVKRLAYHLKAKLPPSVEMDDLVQAGMIGLLDAVNRYEETNGAQFETYAVQRIRGAMLDELRSNDWMPRSARQNMRKIEVAISTLQQLLGRAPRQTEIAKHLKLTLAEYQLMLCEGSGHQLLYYEDFHEGGGHGNFLDRHYMDTSSDPLQSLIDNGFRGAVIDAIGRLPKREKQMMGLYYEQEMNLKEIGVVMGVSESRVCQLHGQAVARIRAMLRTQTWVVNV, from the coding sequence ATGCCAGCCATCAGTCACGCCGCCAGCAAAAATAGCTACATCGTGCAACATGCCCTGCTGGTCAAACGCCTGGCCTATCACCTGAAAGCGAAATTGCCGCCCAGTGTCGAGATGGATGATCTGGTGCAGGCCGGGATGATTGGTCTCCTCGATGCGGTTAACCGCTACGAAGAAACCAACGGTGCACAATTTGAAACCTACGCGGTGCAGCGCATACGCGGTGCCATGCTGGATGAACTGCGCAGCAACGACTGGATGCCACGCAGCGCGCGTCAGAACATGCGCAAAATCGAAGTGGCTATCAGTACCCTGCAACAATTGCTGGGACGCGCTCCTCGCCAGACCGAAATTGCCAAACATCTCAAACTGACCCTGGCCGAATACCAGCTAATGCTGTGCGAGGGAAGCGGGCACCAACTGCTGTATTACGAAGATTTTCATGAGGGAGGGGGGCATGGCAATTTCCTCGACCGGCACTACATGGATACTTCCAGCGACCCGTTGCAAAGCCTCATTGACAACGGTTTCCGCGGCGCGGTAATCGACGCAATTGGCCGTCTTCCCAAGCGTGAAAAACAGATGATGGGGCTATATTATGAGCAGGAAATGAACCTCAAGGAAATCGGTGTGGTGATGGGCGTTTCCGAATCACGCGTATGCCAGTTGCATGGCCAGGCAGTAGCACGCATCCGTGCCATGCTGCGTACCCAGACCTGGGTTGTGAATGTTTAA
- a CDS encoding potassium transporter Kup: MNNKSDKSRLAGLSLAAIGVVYGDIGTSPLYTLNTIFTGGLHPVPLNPENILGILSLIFWSLMIVVSFKYVAFIMRADNRGEGGIMALMVLALRKLEDNGKTHAIVMLLGIFGAALFYGDGIITPAISVLSAVEGLQIASPAFKTFVIPITVAVLWALFIFQRKGSARVGALFGPIMCAWFGILAVLGVLSIVAEPHVLGALNPLHGIVFLMASPWMGFLALGGVVLALTGAEALYADMGHFGRHPIQLAWFGLVLPALVLNYFGQGALLMHNPKAIANPFYLLAPGWALYPLVILSTVATVIASQAVISGAFSMTRQAMQLGYSPRMEMQQTSEQEIGQIYLPGINWTLMLAVMVLILGFRTSTSLAAAYGIAVTGTMAITSILAFIVVRKLWGWGWIRGGLLITFLLTIDLAFFSANAIKIEEGGWLPLVFGLGVFLLMTTWKRGRQLLRERLQRDALDLVPFAGTMGPASVTRVAGTAVFLTAHPDGVPHALLHNMKHNKVLHEHVVVLCVRMLDIPHVLDEERIEHQALPNNFHRLIVRFGFKDEPDIPKALELAARQGLPLDPMETSFFIGRETLIPKMGSDMPVWREKLFIAMYRNAGSVVGFFKIPPNSVVELGTQVIL, encoded by the coding sequence ATGAACAATAAATCCGATAAATCACGCCTGGCTGGGCTATCTCTCGCCGCCATCGGTGTTGTCTACGGGGATATCGGCACCAGTCCCCTTTATACCTTGAATACGATTTTCACGGGGGGGCTACACCCGGTTCCTTTGAATCCGGAGAATATCCTGGGCATTCTGTCGCTGATTTTCTGGTCCTTGATGATTGTCGTTTCTTTCAAATACGTCGCTTTTATCATGCGTGCGGATAACCGGGGCGAAGGCGGTATCATGGCATTAATGGTCCTGGCCCTGCGCAAGCTTGAAGACAATGGAAAGACGCATGCCATCGTCATGCTGCTGGGGATTTTTGGTGCAGCACTGTTTTACGGCGATGGCATTATCACTCCGGCCATTTCCGTGTTGTCCGCCGTAGAAGGACTGCAAATCGCCAGCCCGGCCTTCAAAACCTTTGTCATCCCTATTACGGTTGCGGTTCTGTGGGCGCTGTTCATTTTCCAGCGCAAAGGCTCTGCCCGCGTGGGGGCGCTGTTTGGGCCGATCATGTGCGCGTGGTTTGGGATATTGGCAGTGCTTGGTGTATTGAGCATTGTGGCCGAACCGCATGTTCTGGGTGCCCTGAATCCGCTCCACGGTATCGTTTTTCTGATGGCTTCCCCGTGGATGGGCTTTCTGGCACTGGGCGGGGTGGTATTGGCCTTGACCGGTGCGGAAGCCTTATATGCCGACATGGGCCATTTTGGGCGGCACCCGATCCAGCTTGCCTGGTTTGGCCTGGTGCTACCCGCCCTGGTGCTCAACTACTTCGGGCAGGGCGCGTTGCTCATGCATAACCCCAAAGCCATCGCCAATCCCTTTTATCTGCTGGCCCCGGGTTGGGCGCTGTACCCATTGGTCATATTGTCGACTGTGGCCACGGTGATCGCCTCACAAGCGGTGATTTCCGGTGCGTTCTCGATGACGCGTCAGGCCATGCAACTCGGCTACTCCCCGCGCATGGAGATGCAGCAGACCTCGGAACAGGAAATTGGGCAGATTTATCTGCCCGGCATTAACTGGACGCTGATGCTTGCCGTGATGGTGCTGATCCTGGGCTTTCGCACCTCAACCAGTCTGGCTGCGGCTTATGGCATCGCTGTCACGGGCACGATGGCGATCACCTCCATTCTTGCTTTTATCGTGGTGCGCAAACTGTGGGGATGGGGGTGGATAAGAGGCGGGTTGCTGATCACCTTTCTGCTGACCATCGACCTCGCCTTTTTTAGTGCCAACGCCATCAAAATAGAGGAAGGCGGCTGGCTTCCCCTGGTATTCGGGTTAGGCGTATTTCTGCTGATGACTACCTGGAAGCGCGGACGCCAGCTGCTGCGTGAAAGGCTGCAGCGCGATGCGCTGGATCTGGTGCCGTTTGCCGGAACCATGGGTCCTGCTTCGGTCACACGTGTTGCAGGAACGGCGGTGTTTTTGACAGCACACCCGGATGGTGTGCCGCATGCACTGCTGCATAACATGAAGCACAACAAAGTGCTGCATGAGCATGTAGTCGTGCTCTGCGTTCGAATGCTGGATATCCCGCATGTTCTGGATGAGGAGCGGATCGAACATCAGGCGCTGCCAAACAATTTTCATCGTCTTATCGTTCGGTTTGGCTTCAAGGATGAGCCTGATATTCCGAAGGCGCTTGAGCTGGCTGCACGGCAAGGTCTGCCTTTGGACCCGATGGAAACCTCATTTTTCATTGGGCGTGAAACACTGATTCCGAAGATGGGCTCGGACATGCCGGTATGGAGAGAAAAACTTTTCATCGCCATGTATCGCAATGCAGGCAGCGTAGTCGGTTTCTTTAAAATCCCGCCGAACAGTGTTGTGGAACTGGGCACGCAGGTGATCCTGTAG
- a CDS encoding carbohydrate porin, with translation MAIHRIITPLLLVCVAASIGFPLARGADEESWNAKFQTTYIWQGKAPFNAAYSGPDSLSPERAKSYSFTGTAFLGMRPWAGGELYFNPEVAQGVPLSNLTGLGGFTNGEIARTAGPTPTFYVARIFLRQTWGLGGTQNAVDSAANQLAGTIDSRRIALTIGKLSVTDIFDNNAYSHDPRTQFLNWSLMTAGAYDYAADSRGYSWGAALEYYHDDWALRAGRFIQPKVPNQLALDQNIFSHYGDQIEVEHDHTLAGQPGKVHLLAFRNRTVMSRFQDALDYAALHGGVPDINNVRYGNQIKYGFDLNLEQQLTPDVGVFGRASWADGKTETYAFTEIDNSLSAGAVVQGSAWGRTQDSMGVALVQNGLSRQRRGYLAAGGISFFIGDGALNYRPERILETYYSLGAVKGTWLTLDYQYIRNPAYNAERGPVSIGAVRLHGTF, from the coding sequence ATGGCCATTCATCGCATTATCACTCCTTTGCTGCTGGTCTGTGTTGCGGCCAGCATCGGATTCCCTCTCGCCCGTGGGGCAGATGAAGAAAGCTGGAACGCCAAATTCCAGACCACCTACATCTGGCAGGGCAAGGCGCCATTCAATGCCGCCTACAGCGGACCCGACAGCCTCTCTCCGGAGCGGGCAAAAAGCTATTCCTTCACCGGGACCGCTTTCCTCGGTATGCGGCCATGGGCGGGGGGCGAACTGTATTTCAACCCGGAAGTGGCGCAAGGCGTCCCGCTCTCCAACCTCACTGGCCTGGGCGGTTTCACCAACGGAGAAATCGCCCGCACCGCCGGGCCTACGCCGACATTTTACGTGGCCAGGATCTTTCTGCGCCAAACCTGGGGACTGGGCGGTACACAAAATGCGGTTGATTCGGCAGCCAACCAACTCGCAGGAACAATAGATAGCCGCCGGATAGCGCTCACCATTGGCAAGCTTTCCGTAACGGACATATTCGACAATAACGCCTACAGCCACGATCCGCGTACCCAGTTTCTCAACTGGTCTCTCATGACGGCGGGCGCTTACGACTACGCCGCTGATTCGCGTGGCTATTCCTGGGGCGCAGCGCTGGAGTACTATCACGACGACTGGGCCTTGCGCGCCGGCCGCTTCATCCAGCCCAAGGTGCCCAACCAGCTTGCTCTCGATCAGAATATCTTCAGTCACTACGGCGACCAGATCGAAGTGGAACACGACCATACGCTAGCCGGTCAACCGGGCAAGGTGCACCTGCTGGCTTTCCGCAACCGCACTGTGATGTCCCGCTTCCAGGATGCGCTGGATTATGCCGCGCTCCACGGCGGCGTGCCGGACATCAACAATGTGCGTTACGGCAATCAGATCAAATACGGCTTTGACCTCAACCTGGAACAACAGCTCACTCCCGATGTGGGCGTGTTCGGCCGCGCCAGTTGGGCTGACGGCAAAACCGAAACCTACGCCTTCACCGAAATAGACAACTCACTGTCTGCAGGAGCAGTCGTCCAGGGCAGTGCCTGGGGTCGCACTCAGGACAGCATGGGCGTCGCGCTCGTGCAAAACGGACTGTCGCGTCAGCGGCGCGGCTATTTGGCCGCCGGCGGCATCAGTTTCTTCATCGGCGACGGCGCACTCAACTACCGTCCGGAAAGAATCCTGGAAACCTACTATAGCCTTGGGGCTGTAAAAGGCACCTGGCTTACCCTGGACTACCAATACATCCGCAATCCCGCGTATAACGCCGAGCGTGGGCCGGTTTCCATCGGTGCCGTGCGGCTGCACGGGACGTTTTAA
- a CDS encoding APC family permease: MRETTQLKADALGVGESVVMGVAGTAPAFSIAATTATLIAAVGALAPASLLYCGLIMFGVSFAYLHLNRSNPNAGASYAWVGAAFNPVLGFFAGWALLVASAVFMVSGTIPAATATLILIKPALANDSAMVTFVAAGWLLAVSAVIVKGIKPTSYTQIIMTGIEIGVLIAIIIAAIIQFAAQPAHAFSLAWFSFAQFTPQLFATGALTALFFFWGWDVTVNLNEETRDAAHAPGRGAVMAMVIVLLLFMAFAAITLLVLTDQEIAQSSTNVVFAVAEKLFPKPWSYLAIVAVMLSSIGTLETSILQFTRTMYAKGRDGVLHPRYAILHKSWQTPWVATAVITLFGLVLLFLSSNFSSVNLIIKDSVNAIGFQVAFYYGLAGFACAWHYRRQALDSVHNLIFLTLWPAGSAAFLFFIAAYSIPTFDLTTNIVGLGGIAIGVVPLLLNRKRWRRSSARRNT, translated from the coding sequence ATGCGTGAAACCACCCAACTCAAAGCCGATGCCCTCGGGGTAGGCGAGTCCGTCGTCATGGGGGTGGCCGGCACCGCGCCCGCCTTCAGCATCGCCGCCACCACCGCCACCCTGATCGCCGCAGTCGGTGCGCTGGCGCCTGCGAGTCTGCTCTACTGCGGGCTGATCATGTTCGGTGTCTCATTTGCCTATCTGCACCTCAATCGCAGCAACCCGAATGCGGGTGCGTCCTACGCCTGGGTAGGCGCGGCGTTCAATCCGGTGCTCGGTTTTTTCGCCGGCTGGGCCTTGCTGGTTGCTTCGGCGGTATTCATGGTGTCCGGCACTATCCCTGCCGCCACCGCCACACTGATCCTGATCAAACCCGCACTGGCCAACGATTCGGCCATGGTGACCTTTGTCGCCGCCGGCTGGCTGCTGGCGGTGAGCGCCGTGATCGTCAAAGGCATCAAGCCGACCAGCTATACCCAGATCATCATGACCGGCATAGAAATCGGGGTGCTGATCGCCATCATCATCGCGGCGATCATCCAGTTTGCCGCACAACCGGCGCATGCTTTCTCGCTGGCCTGGTTCTCCTTCGCACAATTCACCCCCCAGCTATTCGCAACCGGCGCGCTCACCGCGCTGTTCTTTTTCTGGGGCTGGGATGTCACCGTCAACCTCAACGAGGAAACGCGTGATGCCGCTCATGCACCCGGGCGCGGCGCGGTGATGGCAATGGTGATCGTGCTGCTGCTGTTCATGGCTTTTGCGGCCATCACGCTGCTGGTGCTGACCGATCAGGAGATTGCACAATCAAGCACCAATGTCGTATTCGCCGTTGCCGAAAAACTGTTTCCCAAACCCTGGAGCTACCTGGCCATCGTTGCCGTGATGCTGAGTTCCATCGGCACGCTGGAAACCTCGATCCTGCAATTTACCCGCACCATGTATGCCAAGGGCCGCGACGGTGTGCTCCACCCGCGTTACGCCATTCTGCACAAATCCTGGCAAACGCCGTGGGTGGCGACGGCGGTCATCACCCTGTTCGGCCTGGTGTTACTGTTCCTCTCGTCCAATTTCTCGAGCGTAAACCTGATCATCAAGGATTCAGTCAACGCCATCGGTTTCCAGGTCGCTTTCTATTACGGCCTTGCCGGTTTCGCCTGTGCCTGGCATTACCGCAGGCAGGCTCTCGACTCCGTTCACAATCTGATTTTTCTTACCCTCTGGCCGGCGGGCAGCGCTGCCTTCCTGTTCTTCATCGCCGCCTACAGCATCCCGACCTTCGATCTCACCACCAACATTGTCGGCTTGGGGGGTATTGCCATCGGCGTTGTACCCCTGTTGCTCAATCGCAAGCGCTGGCGCAGATCCAGCGCGAGGCGCAATACATGA
- a CDS encoding ATP-dependent DNA helicase has translation MNDLATVFSADGVFAAAIPGYRVRAQQLELANAIGQTIESRSVLIAEAGTGTGKTLAYLAPALLHGGKVIISTGTKNLQDQLYRRDLPTVRAALKVPAIVALLKGRANYVCHYHLERAREEGRFMSREDVAHLEQVSRFAESSRSGDRAELHGVAEDANIWRYVTSSRENCLGSDCPHHKKCFVLEARKKALEADIVVVNHHLFFADVWLRDEGVAELLPACNTVIFDEAHQLPETAGLFFGETLTTGQLVELARDARLEAIQSCKDYAALPEAAQKLDKAARDLRLVFSEDSGRWPLEKVCDRSGFEAAFVDAGAALDELVAHLETQAQRAPGLENCWQRGRELANMHAKWQEPAPAESVRWVEAFSHALGFNTTPLSVAEIFTKQIEGSARAWIFTSATLSVKGDFAHYRKQLGLMEATSASWESPFDYDRQAMLYAPPGMPEPNTPNYTRAVLEAALPVIAASQGRAFLLFTSLRAMKEAHGLLQQAFEQSALDYPILMQGEQSRTELLERFRQLGNAVLLGSQSFWEGVDVKGEALSLVVIDKLPFAPPDDPVLAARISHINQSGGNAFMEYQLPHAVITLKQGAGRLIRDEADRGVLMICDPRLLSKPYGRRIWQSLPPMRRSRELADVQSFFARPQ, from the coding sequence ATGAACGACCTGGCAACCGTATTCAGCGCCGACGGCGTATTTGCAGCAGCCATTCCAGGTTACCGGGTACGCGCGCAACAATTGGAACTTGCCAATGCCATTGGACAGACCATCGAGTCCCGCAGCGTACTCATCGCCGAAGCGGGCACCGGTACCGGAAAAACGCTCGCCTACCTTGCCCCGGCGCTGCTGCATGGCGGCAAGGTAATCATCTCTACCGGCACAAAAAACTTGCAAGACCAGCTCTACCGGCGCGATCTGCCCACGGTGCGCGCTGCCCTTAAAGTGCCCGCTATTGTGGCGCTGCTCAAGGGGCGTGCCAATTATGTCTGCCACTACCATCTGGAACGTGCGCGCGAAGAAGGCCGTTTCATGTCGCGCGAAGATGTGGCGCACCTGGAACAGGTGAGCCGCTTTGCCGAATCCAGCCGCAGCGGCGACAGGGCGGAACTGCATGGCGTGGCCGAAGACGCCAATATCTGGCGTTACGTCACTTCCAGCCGGGAAAATTGTCTGGGCAGCGATTGCCCGCATCATAAAAAATGTTTTGTGCTGGAAGCGCGCAAAAAAGCGCTGGAGGCGGATATCGTGGTGGTCAACCATCATCTGTTTTTTGCCGATGTCTGGCTGCGCGATGAAGGTGTGGCGGAGCTGCTGCCGGCATGCAATACGGTGATATTTGATGAAGCCCACCAACTGCCCGAAACAGCCGGGTTATTCTTTGGCGAAACCCTGACCACCGGTCAGTTAGTCGAACTGGCACGGGACGCGCGGCTGGAGGCGATACAGTCGTGCAAGGATTACGCGGCACTACCCGAGGCGGCGCAAAAGCTGGATAAGGCAGCGCGTGATTTGCGTTTGGTATTCAGTGAGGACAGCGGGCGCTGGCCGCTGGAAAAAGTGTGCGACCGCAGCGGGTTTGAAGCGGCTTTTGTCGATGCGGGTGCTGCACTGGATGAACTGGTGGCACACCTGGAAACGCAGGCGCAGCGTGCACCGGGTCTGGAGAACTGCTGGCAGCGCGGGCGCGAGCTGGCAAACATGCATGCAAAATGGCAGGAGCCCGCACCTGCCGAGAGTGTGCGCTGGGTAGAAGCATTCAGCCACGCATTGGGGTTCAACACCACGCCGCTGTCGGTCGCAGAGATATTCACAAAGCAGATCGAGGGTAGCGCCCGCGCCTGGATTTTTACTTCGGCGACCCTGTCGGTGAAAGGCGATTTTGCCCATTACCGCAAGCAGCTCGGACTTATGGAGGCAACCAGCGCATCATGGGAGAGCCCATTCGACTATGACCGGCAGGCCATGCTCTACGCGCCGCCTGGCATGCCCGAGCCCAACACGCCGAACTACACTCGCGCCGTGCTGGAGGCTGCGCTGCCAGTGATTGCCGCCAGCCAGGGCAGGGCGTTTCTGCTGTTTACCTCGCTGCGTGCGATGAAAGAAGCGCATGGCCTGCTGCAACAGGCCTTCGAGCAGAGCGCGCTTGATTACCCCATTCTCATGCAGGGCGAGCAATCCCGCACCGAACTCCTCGAACGTTTTCGTCAGCTCGGAAACGCCGTATTGCTTGGCAGTCAGAGCTTCTGGGAGGGCGTGGACGTCAAGGGTGAAGCGCTGTCCCTGGTGGTAATTGATAAACTGCCGTTTGCACCGCCGGACGATCCGGTGCTGGCAGCGCGTATCAGTCATATCAATCAGTCGGGCGGCAATGCTTTCATGGAATATCAACTGCCGCATGCGGTGATTACCCTCAAGCAGGGCGCTGGTCGATTGATTCGCGACGAAGCCGACCGCGGCGTGCTGATGATCTGCGATCCGCGTCTGCTTTCCAAACCCTACGGACGGCGCATCTGGCAAAGCCTGCCGCCGATGCGGCGCAGCCGCGAGCTCGCAGATGTGCAGAGCTTTTTTGCCCGGCCGCAATAA
- a CDS encoding alpha/beta hydrolase: MTNDINRAQFLAGGDYAVLALHGLRSTPLELQPLLKALHRTGFTVDAPHLTGYGFSAKASTGSWRDWLDEAVARFDTLATRYSQVAICGLSMGATLALAVAVARSGAVAAVGALSTTLYYDGWNTPWYRFLSPLGYFTPLRHRMLIRETSPFGIKNERLREWIERQVAAGPISAVGASALSLPALHEAEKLMRYTRRHLPQVVAPTLILHSSEDDIASLKSAYLVQRRVQARDVRLVQLHDSYHMITLDNERERVAALTVDFFQASADAMQPFAPPIHAPLMPQRKKQ; the protein is encoded by the coding sequence ATGACGAATGATATCAATCGCGCCCAGTTTCTGGCCGGTGGTGATTATGCCGTGCTCGCACTCCACGGCCTGCGCAGCACTCCGCTTGAACTGCAGCCGCTGCTCAAGGCGCTTCATCGCACCGGTTTCACGGTCGATGCGCCGCACCTGACAGGCTATGGTTTTTCCGCCAAGGCCAGCACAGGCAGTTGGCGCGATTGGCTGGATGAGGCGGTGGCTCGCTTCGACACGCTCGCCACCCGGTACAGCCAAGTCGCAATATGCGGTTTAAGCATGGGTGCCACGCTGGCGCTGGCGGTTGCCGTCGCGCGCAGCGGAGCCGTTGCGGCAGTCGGTGCACTATCCACCACCCTGTACTACGACGGCTGGAATACCCCCTGGTACCGTTTTCTGAGCCCGCTAGGCTATTTCACACCATTACGGCATCGCATGCTGATCCGCGAAACCTCACCCTTCGGCATCAAGAATGAACGTTTGCGCGAATGGATCGAACGCCAGGTAGCGGCGGGACCGATTTCCGCGGTCGGCGCTTCCGCCCTCTCACTGCCGGCACTGCACGAAGCGGAAAAACTGATGCGATACACGCGCCGCCACTTGCCGCAGGTCGTCGCACCCACGCTTATATTGCATTCCAGTGAAGACGACATCGCCAGTCTGAAAAGCGCCTATCTGGTACAACGCCGGGTACAGGCGCGCGATGTACGCCTGGTGCAGTTGCATGACAGCTACCACATGATCACACTCGACAACGAGCGCGAGCGTGTTGCAGCGCTCACCGTCGATTTTTTTCAGGCCAGCGCTGACGCCATGCAGCCCTTTGCTCCTCCGATCCACGCCCCGCTTATGCCCCAAAGAAAGAAACAGTGA
- the thrC gene encoding threonine synthase — MRYISTRGNAPAQTFTEILLGGLAPDGGLYLPETYPQFSANDLARMRGMNYRELAFEILSRYADDIPAGDLRAIIDKTYTPGVYCNTRPDENAADITPLHTLEPGLHLLCLSNGPTLAFKDMAMQLLGNLFEYALNRAGQDINILGATSGDTGSSAEYAMRGKRGIRVFMLSPHGKMSRFQTAQMFSLQDPNIFNIAIDGVFDDCQDIVKAVSNDHAYKAQYKIGAVNSINWGRVAAQIVYYFKGYFAATHSNDQQVNFSVPSGNFGNVCAGHIARMMGLPIKHLIVATNENDVLDEFFKTGVYRPRGAADTYHTSSPSMDISKASNFERFVADLSGRDGKKLRNWWSAVDQGGGLDVNQEGLFEKVADFGLLSGASNHAHRMETIRDTWEKYGVMIDTHTADGLKVALEYHEPGTPMLCLETALPAKFEDAIHEALGRAPLRPASMEGLERLPQRFDVMAADVEMVKRFVALHATS, encoded by the coding sequence CACGCATGCGCGGGATGAATTACCGCGAGCTGGCGTTCGAGATATTGTCGCGCTATGCCGACGACATTCCTGCCGGTGACCTGCGTGCCATTATCGACAAAACCTATACCCCCGGGGTGTACTGCAACACGCGCCCGGACGAAAACGCCGCAGACATCACGCCGCTGCATACCCTGGAGCCGGGTTTGCACCTGCTATGCCTGTCCAATGGTCCCACGCTGGCATTCAAGGACATGGCGATGCAGTTGCTGGGCAACCTGTTCGAGTACGCGCTGAACAGGGCTGGACAGGACATCAATATCCTCGGCGCCACCTCGGGCGATACCGGTTCCTCTGCCGAATACGCGATGCGCGGCAAACGCGGCATCCGCGTGTTCATGTTGTCGCCACACGGCAAGATGAGCCGTTTTCAGACCGCGCAGATGTTCTCGCTGCAAGACCCCAATATTTTCAACATTGCCATCGACGGCGTGTTCGATGATTGTCAGGACATCGTCAAGGCCGTATCCAACGACCATGCCTACAAGGCGCAATACAAAATCGGCGCGGTCAATTCCATCAACTGGGGACGCGTGGCCGCACAGATTGTGTACTACTTCAAAGGTTATTTTGCCGCCACCCACAGCAACGACCAGCAGGTGAATTTCTCGGTGCCGTCGGGCAATTTTGGCAATGTCTGCGCAGGGCATATTGCACGCATGATGGGGCTGCCGATCAAACACCTGATTGTCGCCACCAACGAAAACGATGTGCTCGACGAGTTCTTCAAGACCGGCGTCTATCGTCCCCGCGGGGCAGCAGATACCTACCATACCAGCAGCCCGTCAATGGATATCTCCAAAGCTTCCAACTTCGAGCGTTTTGTCGCCGACCTGAGCGGACGCGACGGGAAAAAACTGCGCAACTGGTGGAGCGCGGTGGATCAGGGTGGCGGGCTTGATGTCAACCAGGAAGGCTTATTTGAAAAAGTGGCAGATTTCGGACTGCTATCTGGCGCCAGCAATCACGCCCACCGCATGGAGACGATCCGCGATACCTGGGAAAAATACGGCGTGATGATTGATACCCACACCGCCGACGGCCTCAAGGTTGCGCTGGAATACCATGAACCGGGCACGCCCATGTTGTGTCTGGAAACTGCGCTGCCGGCCAAATTTGAAGACGCCATCCACGAGGCGCTGGGACGTGCCCCCCTGCGCCCGGCAAGTATGGAAGGCCTGGAGCGCCTGCCGCAGCGGTTTGATGTAATGGCAGCAGATGTTGAAATGGTAAAACGGTTCGTGGCGCTGCACGCGACGAGCTGA